A window of the Ipomoea triloba cultivar NCNSP0323 chromosome 14, ASM357664v1 genome harbors these coding sequences:
- the LOC116003889 gene encoding uncharacterized protein LOC116003889 codes for MHDEMWDVIIDGPIQILQVNPNRVATDPTSPEIIPKEKSLLTTKERTRVNLDNIAKDILYKALDESLFPRVRKCKNAKDIWDVLMLIGDGDEQENENKLTIAMKKFEDFKLNPKESITEMEARFIKLLMEINDLDEKKLTQKEISLKILRGLTKSWEMKVVAMRDHRDLKTTSTTKIFSDLKAYEFEKEAQNDEEPETRNIALVANHQPSSSTPRSNTNRSSDFFTNDQLALFMRRFKRFMRKNQSYDNSDKTRRMKYRSNDKVSGSRTHEKDEIQVLCYNCRKPGHFKAECPYPIVKKHQDEHNYKKNSGNYHNPKSASNDADEEPNKNQRNDRQRKALAVEEKSGEKNDESCTSSSSSESDSSEDEKGLLCLSSQEDSDEELCLMADEEEVTSQNHFSNYGSESTYHENPRETFERMMKSFDGIEDSHLKLKEENAKLLVERQDLEDLKVQKC; via the coding sequence atgcatgatgagatgtgggacgtGATAATTGATGGACCCATCCAGATACTACAAGTGAACCCCAATCGTGTTGCTACCGATCCGACATCACCAGAAATTATTCCAAAGGAGAAATCCTTGCTGACTACCAAAGAGAGAACCCGAGTAAATCTCGACAATATAGCTAAGGATATACTCTACAAGGCATTGGACGAATCATTGTTCCCgagagtaagaaagtgcaagaaTGCTAAAGACATCTGGGATGTACTTATGCTCATAGGTGATGGAGACGAACAAGAGAATGAGAACAAGTTGACGattgccatgaagaagtttgaagacTTCAAACTCAATCCAAAGGAGTCCATAACTGAAATGGAAGCCCGGTTCATAAAGTTATTGATGGAAATCAATGATCTTGATGAGAAAAAGCTAACACAAAAGGAGATAAGCTTGAAGATTCTCCGAGGACTAACCAAAAGCTGGGAAATGAAAGTAGTAGCTATGCGTGATCATAGAGATCTCAAGACAACGAGTACTACTAAGATCTTTAGTGATCTGAAAGCCTACGAGTTCGAGAAGGAAGCTCAAAATGATGAAGAACCTGAAACGAGAAATATAGCTTTAGTTGCAAATCATCAAccttcatcatcaacaccaaGGTCAAACACTAATCGCTCATCTGATTTTTTCACTAACGATCAACTTGCTTTGTTCATGAGAAGGTTCAAAAGATTCATGCGAAAGAATCAATCCTATGATAACTCTGACAAGACGAGAAGAATGAAGTACCGAAGCAATGACAAGGTTAGCGGATCCAGAACACATGAGAAGGATGAAATACAAGTGCTGTGTTATAACTGCCGAAAACCTGGACACTTCAAAGCGGAATGTCCATATCCCATCGTCAAGAAGCATCAGGATGAACACAACTACAAGAAGAATTCGGGAAACTATCACAACCCGAAGAGTGCATCAAATGATGCCGACGAAGAGCCAAACAAAAACCAGAGGAATGATAGGCAAAGGAAGGCTCTAGCTGTAGAAGAGAAGTCAGGAGAAAAGAACGACGAGTCATGCACTTCCAGCTCTAGTTCAGAAAGTGACAGTTCGGAGGATGAAAAAGGACTACTATGTCTTTCCAGTCAAGAGGACTCAGATGAAGAGCTGTGCCTTAtggcagatgaagaagaggtaacttcACAAAACCACTTTTCTAATTATGGTTCCGAATCAACATATCATGAAAACCCTAGGGAAACAttcgaaagaatgatgaagagtTTTGATGGTATTGAGGATTCACACCTCAAACTCAAAGAAGAGAATGCCAAGCTATTGGTagaaagacaagatctcgaggacTTAAAGGTACAAAAATGCTGA